The Luteitalea sp. genomic interval CCGCGCGGGCGCACCTGCCGAGCGCCCCGGAGATGAAAGCGAAGTACGGCGAGATCACGTTGCTCGACTTCCCGCAGTTCACCAAGGACACGTTCCCCGGCGTGACCCGGATGGACATGCGCTCCGCGCTGTTCGGCGACGTGACCGACGACTCGATGTTCTTCCCGCCGGAGAACGGCCGGCCCGGCGGCTTCGACCCCCTGAGCCCGTCCGGCCGGAAGTGGCTGGACACGCTGGCCAACATCCTCGTCAAGACGGGGACGAAGGTGCAGCACATCTCCAACAACGCCCCGTTTGAGCTTGCCTCGTACGGCTCGCCCGAGGCAGACGCGCGGCGCAAGGCCGGCGTCGCCATGGCCAAGCGGTGGCTGGAAGGCTGTGCCGTCCTCGGCATCAAGTCGATGCGGATGAACTCGCCGCGGGCACTCGGGCCCAGCATCCGGCCGAATGCCATCGCCCGCGGCCCGGGCGACGGCTACCCCCGCAACATCGACGTGGTGCCGATGCTCGCCGCCACGATCGAGTCGTACAAGGAGATGGCCGACGCCGGCGGAGCGCGGGACATCCGCGTGACGATCGAGAACCACTGGGGCCTGGCGGCCGATCCGGCCAACATCCGCACTATCGTCGACGAGGTCAATCACCCGTACTGCGAGGCATCACCCGATTTCTGGAGCAGCGTGAACGGGGTGCCAGCGCGCTGCACATCACGAGTGGCGAGGAAGGTGCTCATCTTGTGCTGTATGCCGCGGACGGGAGCGAGGCCTGATTGGATGGAACCCTGGTGGACTGTAACCGCTGAATCAGTCACGTATTGGACCGCGCTCTCCCCTGTCCGTAGCGAGGGCCTGAAGAGCGTGTGAACACATTCGTGGGGTCCGCCTTCAGGCGGACCTGCATGGCCGACAGGGCCCAAACTCGCCGGCAATGGGCCGCCTGAAGGCGGCCCCTACGTGAATTCTTCACAGGCTCTGAAGGCCCCTCGCTACACCTCCTCTATCCCCGCGCGCTACTGATTCAGCGGATACAGGCCATTAATAGCCTTTGCGTTTGTCGACCACATTGATCAGCGGCAAGCCCTCGGCAAAGCGCCGAATGTTGGACTTGACCGTACCGGACATCCGCTCGCGATCCAGATCCGAGCGGCCGGCAATGTGCGGCGTGATGATCACGTTGTCAAGCTTCCAGGTCATAGAGGGCCCCGCGGCTCACGGCAATGAAATACGAGCCCTGTTTCATGCGCGCGAATTGAGCAGGGCCGATCATGTGGTGGCTTCTCTCTGTGTGCGGCGCGGCGACGAACAGCACGTCTGCCTCGCCGATCACCTCGTCCAGTTGATCTGGCTTCACAATTCTTTCGATGAACGGCGTCATGGGAATATGGGCGGATAGGACAGCTCCGGAGAGGAGCAGAAGAACGACTATCATCGTCCGACGCATGGGCACCTCCAGAAATATGGGAGGATTTTAGCCTCGGACGTGCCTGGCCGCGCGCTGCACCTCACGCAACAGCTCAGCCTGGAGCAAGTTCGGGACGAGCGGAGTATGACCATCCCGGGAGGGGGGCATGTATGTGCAAGGAGTTGAGACAATGACCGAGCCGAGAAGCCTACCCAAGGTGGTGTCGCGGGAGGAGTGGCGTGCAGCGCGCGAGGCGCTCCTCGCGAAGGAAAAGGCGCACACCCGTGCGGGGGATGCGTTGAACGCCGAGCGTCGCCGGTTGCCGATGGTCAAGATCGAGAAGAAGTACGTCTTCGAAGGACCACAGAGCAAAGCGACGCTCGTGGATCTGTTCGACGGCCGCCATCAGCTCGTCCTCTACCACTTCATGTTCGGCCCGAATCAGACGGAGGGCTGTGACGGCTGCTCGCTGGTGGTCGACAACATGGGCCACCCCGCCCACTTGCATGCCCGCGACATTACGCGCGTGCTCGTGTCGCGGGCGCCGCTCGAGAGGATCGAGCCATTCAAGAAACGAATGGGATGGACGATGCCCTGGTACTCCTCGTACGGGAGCGACTTCAACCACGACTTCGGCGTCGGGCCCGAGAGCCCGCAAGCGGGTGTCTATCAGGATGGTGAAATGTTCGGCATGAGCGTCTTCCTCCGCGACGGTGACGAGGTGTACCACACCTATTTCACCGACCAGCGCGGTGTCGAGCACATAGGCTCGAGCTTCAGCTACCTCGACATCACGCCCTACGGCCGGCAGGAAGACTGGGAGGTCTCTCCCGAAGGATGGCCGAAAGGCCCACGCTATAGCTGGTGGCGCCATCACGACCGCTATGAGGCCGCGCAGGCTCCGAGCAGCGCCCAGCAACGGAGGCGGAAATGACACCGGCGAGAAGCGGCTACGCTGACGTGAACGGCATCAAGCTCTATCACGAGATCTACGGCTCGGGTGAGCCTCAAAAGCTCTGCCATAGCCGGCACGTGCTGCACGAAATGTTGCGCAGAGTTTGTATCCGCGTGACCTCGCTGTCGGATTTCTGTTACCTCCGACCTGTAGTCTTCGACTCCGCTTCAATTTGCGGGGTCCGATGTCCACACTATCCACACGTCTGCTCTTCGGGATCGGCCTTGCGCTGATCCCGCTCTTGCGCGTCGACCTAGCACAAGCGCAAGAAGGGACGCGTTGGCACCACGGCGTTGTCGTTGATAAGTCGGGCGGTGCCGTCTCGGGGGCGCGGCTGACGGTCCGGACGGCGCAGGGCGCGCCGCTCCAGGACACGGCGACGGCGGCCGATGGATCGTTCGCCCTCGACGTGTTACCGCCGGGCTCGTATTGGCTGGACGTCAGCGCCTACCCGTTCGAGAATCGCCGCGGGCGATTCGATCTCGACGGTGCGCGAGCGGATCCAGTGCGCGTCGTGCTCGGCCTCGCGCCGTTTCAGAGCGAGGTCACCGTCACCGCCGAGCGCGGCACGATGACCGACGTCGATCGCACAGGGCCTATCGTGACGGTGCGCACGGCAAGCGACTTCCGCCAGCGGCCGCTGGCCACCATCGGCAATGCCCTTGAAGGGGCGGCCGGCGTGATGGTGCAGCAGAGCACCTACGGCCAGGTATCCCCATTTCTCCGCGGCCTCACCGGATATCAGGTACTCAACCTCGTCGACGGCGTGCGTTTGAACAACACGACCTTTCGTTCGGGACCGAACCAGTACCTCGCGCTCGTCGATCCCAGCCAGGGCGAGCGTATCGAGGCCATGCTCGGGCCCGCCAGCGCGCAGTTTGGCAGTGACGCGATGGGCGGGGCTATCCAGGTGGTGACGCCGGACGTCCACTTCAGCACGAACGGCGGCTGGATGACGACGGGGGCCGTCGACCTGTTCGCGGCAAGCGCCGACGAGTCGCGCGGCGCGGACGGATCGGTGTTCCTCCGCGGCCATGCTGGGCGTCTCACGCCGGGAGCTTGGCGATCTGCGCGCCGGGGATGGACGCGACTCTCATCACGTCTTGCACCGTCTGTTCGGTCTGAACGACGACCAGATCGACGGCTTGCTCGGCGATCGTCATCTGGACACGGGCTTCACGCAGTCGGCGATCTCCGCCAAGGGCACGGCGCGTCTTGGGACCGATCAGAACCTCACCGCGTGGTACCAACGGAGCGACCAAGACAAGGTCCACGGTTACAAGGATCTGTGGGGCGGCCTCGGGCGGCTGCAGTCCGCGTTCGATCCGCAACGCCTGCAGCTGCTGTACGCGCGCTACGAACGTCTGGACATCGCCCGGCTCGATTGGTTGAGCGCCACGTTCTCGGTGAACGCGCAAGACGACGGGTCCACACGTCAGAACCTCCTTCCGACGGATCCAGTCGTCGTAGACGAGGTGGGGGTTAACGCGCGTGGTTACGCGATGCAGGCGGGCGCGCACCTTGGGTCACGACACGCTCTGGTGTTCGGCGGCGAGGTGTACGACGAGCACGTCGACGCGCGCCGCGACGAGACGGATCCCGCCTCGGCCATCACCGTCCAGCAGCGTGCCCTCTATCCAAACGGCTCGCGCTACACGACCACGGGTCTGTTCCTGCAGGACCAGTTGATGAACTACGAGCTGGGTGTCGCGCTCAATTGGGACCGGCTCTATCTGCGCGTGCAGGGATTCGACGCGGAGCTGGAGTCGCCGATCGTGCGCCGCACGCTGCTGTTTCCGGCCGACGCGGTCCCATCCGCGCTGGCGGGCGTACCTGTCACACCTCTTGCCCAGACGGCGGCCCAGGCCGACCAGGGCGTCGTCAGCGTGGCGACGAGCTTCGATCCGCGCGCCGTCAAGGCGTTCGTCAACGAGGGGCGCGCCCGCTATTACGGCGCCGACGCGGTGGCGCGCTACCGGCCCGGACAATGGTCGCTGGACGCCAATTACTCGCACGTCGTGGGACACGACCTGAGCCCCACACGTCCCGTCCGCCGGTTGCCTCCTCAACAAGGCGGGCTCACCGTTCGCTATCAGCCGGGCGGCCTGCTGTCATGGGTCGAAGCCACCGCGCTCTTCAGCGCGGCGCAGGACGAGCTGAGCGGCGGCGATCTGAGTGACGAGCGCATCGGCGCGGCGCGGCGGCGAAGCGACATCGCCGACTTCTTCCAGAGCGGGCGCATCGGCCCCTACGTCCAGCCTGGCGCCGACGGTCTGCCGGGCACGGCCGACGATCTCTTCGGCCCGACGGGAGAAACGGCGGCGCAGATCAGCGATCGCGTGCTGCCCATCGGCGCCACGATCAACGGCGTCACTGTCGTGGACGACTCCACGCCTGTGCCGCTCTACACGGACACACGCGGGTTCGTGGCCATCAATCTGAGGGCGGGGCTCGTTATCACGCGGCATCTGAGCGCCACGGTCGCGCTGATGAATGCCCTCGACCGTAATTACCGCGTGCACGGGTCCGGTGTGGACGCTCCTGGCCGCAGCGTCTTTGCGGCGCTCTCCGCGTTGTTCTGAGCAACTCTGCAATTGACGGTGTGAGCCTGACACGGGTCGTGCAATTTACGCGCGCTTGTTGCCGCGATCACAGTGGAGTCACACAGGGAGCATATCGTGTCGCGCGTTCGCCTCCACAACGCGCACGCCAGGCGTCTGCGAACCAGGCCGACGTCCGTGGCGTTCGTCAACGCCGAAGATCACTCGGAAGGGATGTCCATGACGAAGCGCCCGCTGCAAGGTTCCATGTTGAGCGTACTCATCTTGGCAGCACTGATCCTGCTGCCTGCGCGAGCTGATCTGCAGGAGCCTCCTGTAGATGATGTCCAGCTTCAAGATCAGGATCGCCGCCAGGGCGATGATGACGACGAGGGTCAGAAGCCGCATCCCGTGGTCCAGCTGCCCTCGGGTCAGTCCGTCACGCCCACGGCTATCCGCCATTCGGTTCAGCAACATCTGAACCCGGGTCTCTCCGCATACCCGAGCTTCATTGCCGGCGAGGCCGTGCGTTCGCAGCTCAGTCCCGACGGCACGACGCTGGCGGTAATCACCGCGGGCCAGAACTCGCTCTACAAGCCTGACGGCGCCGTCGATGTTGCCGCGTCGACGCAGTTCATCTTTCTCTACAACGTGGAGGGGCAGAACCAGTCCAGGCCGGCGCTCACACAGGTCCTCCAGCAGGTCAACTCGCACGTGGGTCTGGTTTTCTCGCCCGACGGCAACACGCTCTATGCGACGGGCGGCGCCGACGACGCCGTTTACGTCTATACGAAAGGCGACCGCGGCTTCGCGTCTGCCGGGCCGATTCCGCTGGGACACGTCGAGCCCGGCTCGACGGGCAGCGCCCGCAACAAGGGCGTCGGGATCAACGTCCAGCCGAACGCCAGCGGCCTCGGCATCTCGGCCGACGGCCAAACGCTGGTCGTGGCCAACAACTACAACGACTCCATCACGGTGATCGACACGGCCAGCCGCACCGTCCGGTACGAGCATGATCTCCGCCCGTACTTCGCCAACAACGAGGGACAGCCCGGAGCCAAAGGCGGCACCTTCCCCTTCGGCGTCGTCATCAAGGGCAATGACACCGCGTATGTGTCGTCAGACCGCGACCGGGAAGTGGTGGTGGTCGACGTGTCCTCCCCCACCGAGGGCCGCCTGACCGCGCGCATCACGCTCGACGGCAACGCGCTCGGGATGACGCTGGACGCACCGCAGTCGAGGCTCTACGTGGCGCAGGACAATGCCGACCAGGTGGCGGTCATCGATACATCGAGCAACACAGTCGTCGCCAAGATCGACGCGCGTGCTCCGGCCGGCATGCTGGCCGGGAAGCACACGGGCGCCAGCACGTCTGCCGTGACACTCTCTCCCGATGGCGACAGGCTGTACGCGGTCAACAGCGGCTCGAACTCCATCGCGGTGATCGCGCTGGCGGGTGGGAAGGCAAACCGGGTCATCGGTCTGATTCCAACCGCGTACGAGCCGCACGACATCACGTTCAGCGTCGATGGCAGGCAGATGTACATCGTCAGCGGCAAGAGCGTCACCGGACCGAACCCCGAGCACCTGTCCGGCGCGACGTCCGACATGACCAGCATCGAGTACCCAGGCGGCAATGCTGCGGCGGAGGCCAGGTCGAGAGCGTCGAACCAGTACCAGTTTCAACTGGAGCGGGCCTCGCTCGTCAGCGCACCCGTGCCGCACTTCGGTCGTCTGAAGGAGTTGACGGACCAGGTCGCCAACAACAACTTCTACACGACACAGATCACACAGCGAGACGAGAGGGTGATGGGCTTCCTCCGCAAGCGCATCAAGCACGTGATCTACGTGGTGAAGGAGAACCGCACGTTCGATCAAGTGCTCGGCGACTTGACCAACGGCGCGAACGCCGACCCGAGCCTCGTGCAGTTCGGCGCCGCGCTCACGCCAAACAACCACAATCTCTCGACCCAATTCGTCACGCTGGACAACTTCATGAACCCGGGCGACGGGAGCATGGACGGGTGGTCGTGGTCGCTGCAAGGACGCGTCACCAAGACCGAATCGCTCACGCAGCAGATCAACTACGCGGCCGTCAACCGCGGACTCTCCTATGAAAGCGAGGGCAAGAACCGCGGCGTGCCGGTGAACTACGCGAGCGTTGCCGAGCGTGACGCGGTCGCGGGACCGGAAGGCACCACCAGCTACAGCGACCGGACAGCCAACCTGCCCGGCGGCACCGCGAACGTGTTGACCAGCGCCGCCAACCATGCGTCGAGCGACGCGCCGTTCGGCACCGAGGATGGCTACATCTTCAACGCGGTGCTCAATGCCGGCGGAACGGTCCGCAACTACGGATTCCTTACGAACAACATCGGCAGCATCGGCACGAAGGAGGCGCCGGTGGCGGATCCGTTCGCGGCCGGCGTCGTCCAGGTCGCTGCCCTCGATCCCGCGCTGGCTCCGTTCACGGATGTCTACTTCCGCGGCTACGACCAGAACTATCCGGATCTGTGGCGCTACAACGAGTGGAAGCGGGAGTTCGACCAGTTCGTCGCCGATGGCAACCTGCCGAGCCTCTCGCTGGTCCGTATCAGCCACGATCACATGGGCAGCTTCGGGACGGCGCTCGGCGGCGTGAACACACCCGAGACGCAGCAAGCCGATTGCGATTACGCGATGGGCCTGATGATCGAGGCCGTGGCCAACAGCCGCTACGCGTCGGACACGTTGTTCATCGTCATCGAGGACGACGTACAGGATGGCCCCGACCACGTGGATTCGCATCGCGGCACCGCGTTCGTGGTCGGCCCATATGTGAAGAAGGGCGCGGTGGTGAGCGGCCGCTACAGCCAGGTCAACGCCCTGCGCACCATCGAGGACATTCTGGGCACCAAGCACATCAACCTCAACACGGCGTTCCAGCGACCGATGACCGACGTGTTCGACATCCGCTCGTCGGGCCGCTGGACCTATACCGCCGAGGCTTCGACGGTTCTATCGACCACGACGGTGTTGCCGGACGAAGGCGCGGGCGTGAAGTTTGCCGCGGGTCCGGTCGTCAAGCCCAAGCACGACGCCGCCTACTGGGACGCGGTCACGGCCGATTTCGACTTCTCGGGAGCCGACCAGGTCCCGCCCGCCCAATTCAATCGCGTGCTCTGGAAAGGTCTGATGGGCGACAAGCCGTATCCCACTCCGCGGAACAAGACTTCGGCAGGCACGAAGGACGACAACTGATCAGTGGGAGATCCTGATGTCGGCTGCCATGGGAACCGCCTCCGCGCGGTTCTCATGGCACACGCCGGCGATCCAGCCCACACGTCATGTGTCCGATGCAGCCTGAGAGCGAGTCGCACCACGCTCTACCACACTGGGATCCACATTC includes:
- a CDS encoding beta-propeller fold lactonase family protein, with the protein product MLSVLILAALILLPARADLQEPPVDDVQLQDQDRRQGDDDDEGQKPHPVVQLPSGQSVTPTAIRHSVQQHLNPGLSAYPSFIAGEAVRSQLSPDGTTLAVITAGQNSLYKPDGAVDVAASTQFIFLYNVEGQNQSRPALTQVLQQVNSHVGLVFSPDGNTLYATGGADDAVYVYTKGDRGFASAGPIPLGHVEPGSTGSARNKGVGINVQPNASGLGISADGQTLVVANNYNDSITVIDTASRTVRYEHDLRPYFANNEGQPGAKGGTFPFGVVIKGNDTAYVSSDRDREVVVVDVSSPTEGRLTARITLDGNALGMTLDAPQSRLYVAQDNADQVAVIDTSSNTVVAKIDARAPAGMLAGKHTGASTSAVTLSPDGDRLYAVNSGSNSIAVIALAGGKANRVIGLIPTAYEPHDITFSVDGRQMYIVSGKSVTGPNPEHLSGATSDMTSIEYPGGNAAAEARSRASNQYQFQLERASLVSAPVPHFGRLKELTDQVANNNFYTTQITQRDERVMGFLRKRIKHVIYVVKENRTFDQVLGDLTNGANADPSLVQFGAALTPNNHNLSTQFVTLDNFMNPGDGSMDGWSWSLQGRVTKTESLTQQINYAAVNRGLSYESEGKNRGVPVNYASVAERDAVAGPEGTTSYSDRTANLPGGTANVLTSAANHASSDAPFGTEDGYIFNAVLNAGGTVRNYGFLTNNIGSIGTKEAPVADPFAAGVVQVAALDPALAPFTDVYFRGYDQNYPDLWRYNEWKREFDQFVADGNLPSLSLVRISHDHMGSFGTALGGVNTPETQQADCDYAMGLMIEAVANSRYASDTLFIVIEDDVQDGPDHVDSHRGTAFVVGPYVKKGAVVSGRYSQVNALRTIEDILGTKHINLNTAFQRPMTDVFDIRSSGRWTYTAEASTVLSTTTVLPDEGAGVKFAAGPVVKPKHDAAYWDAVTADFDFSGADQVPPAQFNRVLWKGLMGDKPYPTPRNKTSAGTKDDN
- a CDS encoding TonB-dependent receptor plug domain-containing protein, with amino-acid sequence MSTLSTRLLFGIGLALIPLLRVDLAQAQEGTRWHHGVVVDKSGGAVSGARLTVRTAQGAPLQDTATAADGSFALDVLPPGSYWLDVSAYPFENRRGRFDLDGARADPVRVVLGLAPFQSEVTVTAERGTMTDVDRTGPIVTVRTASDFRQRPLATIGNALEGAAGVMVQQSTYGQVSPFLRGLTGYQVLNLVDGVRLNNTTFRSGPNQYLALVDPSQGERIEAMLGPASAQFGSDAMGGAIQVVTPDVHFSTNGGWMTTGAVDLFAASADESRGADGSVFLRGHAGRLTPGAWRSARRGWTRLSSRLAPSVRSERRPDRRLARRSSSGHGLHAVGDLRQGHGASWDRSEPHRVVPTERPRQGPRLQGSVGRPRAAAVRVRSATPAAAVRALRTSGHRPARLVERHVLGERARRRVHTSEPPSDGSSRRRRGGG
- a CDS encoding DUF899 domain-containing protein → MTEPRSLPKVVSREEWRAAREALLAKEKAHTRAGDALNAERRRLPMVKIEKKYVFEGPQSKATLVDLFDGRHQLVLYHFMFGPNQTEGCDGCSLVVDNMGHPAHLHARDITRVLVSRAPLERIEPFKKRMGWTMPWYSSYGSDFNHDFGVGPESPQAGVYQDGEMFGMSVFLRDGDEVYHTYFTDQRGVEHIGSSFSYLDITPYGRQEDWEVSPEGWPKGPRYSWWRHHDRYEAAQAPSSAQQRRRK
- a CDS encoding TIM barrel protein; amino-acid sequence: MDHRRSRDASRLDSSRGPARPFALTTRSATVRRIHGTYIRMARRAHQRAASAGCGAPHEGHASWENIYVDTTPTDLNELDRRHFLKSAGAGVTAAALLRSPREAAAAQEQARKAALDRLASNTYPLRPLFKQRTASSTGGGGTARAVGRRRGDFPEDAEAVAADPNAAEALAVAEKARAARAHLPSAPEMKAKYGEITLLDFPQFTKDTFPGVTRMDMRSALFGDVTDDSMFFPPENGRPGGFDPLSPSGRKWLDTLANILVKTGTKVQHISNNAPFELASYGSPEADARRKAGVAMAKRWLEGCAVLGIKSMRMNSPRALGPSIRPNAIARGPGDGYPRNIDVVPMLAATIESYKEMADAGGARDIRVTIENHWGLAADPANIRTIVDEVNHPYCEASPDFWSSVNGVPARCTSRVARKVLILCCMPRTGARPDWMEPWWTVTAESVTYWTALSPVRSEGLKSV
- a CDS encoding TonB-dependent receptor, which codes for MLGVSRRELGDLRAGDGRDSHHVLHRLFGLNDDQIDGLLGDRHLDTGFTQSAISAKGTARLGTDQNLTAWYQRSDQDKVHGYKDLWGGLGRLQSAFDPQRLQLLYARYERLDIARLDWLSATFSVNAQDDGSTRQNLLPTDPVVVDEVGVNARGYAMQAGAHLGSRHALVFGGEVYDEHVDARRDETDPASAITVQQRALYPNGSRYTTTGLFLQDQLMNYELGVALNWDRLYLRVQGFDAELESPIVRRTLLFPADAVPSALAGVPVTPLAQTAAQADQGVVSVATSFDPRAVKAFVNEGRARYYGADAVARYRPGQWSLDANYSHVVGHDLSPTRPVRRLPPQQGGLTVRYQPGGLLSWVEATALFSAAQDELSGGDLSDERIGAARRRSDIADFFQSGRIGPYVQPGADGLPGTADDLFGPTGETAAQISDRVLPIGATINGVTVVDDSTPVPLYTDTRGFVAINLRAGLVITRHLSATVALMNALDRNYRVHGSGVDAPGRSVFAALSALF